The following coding sequences are from one Anolis sagrei isolate rAnoSag1 chromosome 6, rAnoSag1.mat, whole genome shotgun sequence window:
- the TOX4 gene encoding TOX high mobility group box family member 4 isoform X2, which produces MEFPGGNENYLAITGTAHPFLSGAETFHTPSLGDEEFEIPPIALDADPSLAVADVVGHFDDLGDPVTAPDATFSAQYGVQALDIPVGISHSLMEQSGGLLSSGLSMDLDHPMGTQYSANPPVTIDVPMTDIGSSLMGHGQLTTIDQSELSSQLGLSLGGGSILPPAAQSPEERLSPTPSPASSMPEEEPEEIRRVSIAKPTITASIVPMQVTLPTVVLEAAKKQKPTKKQKKKKDPNEPQKPVSAYALFFRDTQAAIKGQNPKATFGEVSKIVASMWDSLGEEQKQVYKRKTEAAKKEYLKALAAYRDNQECQTVVETAEPDPVSSPPEQVAPVVESTSPAPVLPTPPSLESPPPPPTIVSTQPTVVVTSSAGPQVAGQTSITKIIIPKQMLPSSLAVSSQGGVVTVIPATMVTSRGIQLGQLQAGTGTTQIVTRSVLAAAAAAATSMHLPRLQPPPLQQMPQQPPTQPVTILQQPPPLQAMQQPPFQQKVRLNLQQPPPPLQIKILPPPALQIQPIALRTEESSPERPSTELQTSPEAVDVVPEMESPTQMHVELVSESPVAMSPRPRCIRVGCDNPPVANNDWDNEYCSNECVVKHCRDVFLAWLASRNSNNNVVFVK; this is translated from the exons ATGGAG TTCCCTGGAGGAAATGAGAATTACCTGGCAATCACTGGGACAGCCCATCCCTTCTTGTCAGGAGCTGAG ACTTTCCACACACCAAGCTTGGGGGATGAAGAGTTTGAGATCCCTCCCATTGCGCTGGACGCCGACCCTTCCCTGGCTGTCGCTGATGTCGTTGGACATTTTGACGACTTGGGCGACCCTGTGACTGCTCCAGATGCCACCTTCTCAGCCCAGTATGGGGTGCAGGCACTTGACATACCCGTGGGCATTAGCCACAGCCTCATGGAGCAAAGCGGAGGGCTGTTGAGCAGTGGGTTGTCCATG GACTTGGATCATCCCATGGGGACTCAGTATAGCGCCAATCCACCCGTCACCATCGACGTGCCTATGACCGACATCGGCTCCAGCCTCATGGGACATGGGCAGCTGACCACCATTGACCAGTCAGAACTCAGCTCTCAGCTGGGCCTCAGCCTGGGAGGTGGATCCATCCTACCTCCTGCGGCCCAGTCTCCTGAGGAGCGGCTCTCCCCAACTCCCTCACCTGCCAGTTCCATGCCTGAGGAGGAACCAGAAGAGATCAGGCGG GTTTCTATTGCTAAGCCAACCATCACAGCGTCTATAGTGCCCATGCAGGTTACACTTCCCACAGTGGTTCTGGAAGCAGCAAAAAAGCAGAAACcgaccaagaagcagaaaaaaaagaaagaccccaacGAGCCTCAGAAGCCCGTCTCGGCTTATGCCTTATTCTTCCGCGACACTCAGGCAGCCATCAAGGGGCAGAACCCCAAGGCCACCTTTGGCGAAGTCTCCAAGATCGTGGCCTCCATGTGGGACAGCTTGGGGGAGGAACAGAAGCAA GTGTACAAGAGGAAAACAGAGGCAGCaaagaaagaatatttaaaaGCGTTGGCAGCCTATCGTGACAACCAAGAGTGCCAG ACGGTTGTCGAAACAGCAGAGCCGGATCCAGTCTCCTCACCGCCTGAGCAGGTGGCCCCAGTTGTGGAGTCCACTTCTCCGGCTCCGGTGCTGCCTACCCCACCGTCCCTCGAGAGCCCCCCACCTCCTCCGACCATCGTCTCCACCCAGCCCACCGTGGTGGTGACCTCTAGCGCGGGGCCCCAGGTGGCCGGCCAAACCAGCATTACCAAGATCATCATCCCCAAGCAGATGCTGCCCTCCTCGTTGGCGGTGTCATCACAAGGGGGTGTGGTGACAGTTATCCCCGCCACCATGGTGACCTCGCGGGGCATCCAGCTGGGGCAGCTGCAGGCTGGGACGGGAACCACCCAGATTGTCACCCGGTCAGTGCTGGCCGCAGCTGCCGCAGCAGCAACATCCATGCATCTTCCACGCCTCCAGCCCCCACCCCTTCAGCAAATGCCCCAGCAGCCCCCGACCCAACCGGTCACCATCCTGCAGCAGCCTCCACCCCTCCAGGCCATGCAGCAGCCTCCCTTCCAGCAAAAGGTGCGCCTCAACCTCCAGCAGCCTCCGCCCCCCTTACAGATCAAGATCCTGCCCCCGCCTGCCCTGCAGATCCAACCCATTGCCCTGCGGACAGAAGAGAGCAGCCCTGAGAGGCCCAGCACTGAGCTTCAAACGTCTCCAGAGGCTGTGGATGTGGTGCCAGAG ATGGAGTCTCCAACGCAGATGCACGTGGAGTTGGTGTCCGAATCACCAGTGGCCATGTCCCCCCGGCCTCGCTGCATCCGGGTGGGCTGCGACAACCCTCCTGTGGCCAACAACGACTGGGACAATGAGTATTGCAGCAACGAATGCGTGGTTAAACACTGCAG
- the TOX4 gene encoding TOX high mobility group box family member 4 isoform X1 yields the protein MEFPGGNENYLAITGTAHPFLSGAETFHTPSLGDEEFEIPPIALDADPSLAVADVVGHFDDLGDPVTAPDATFSAQYGVQALDIPVGISHSLMEQSGGLLSSGLSMDLDHPMGTQYSANPPVTIDVPMTDIGSSLMGHGQLTTIDQSELSSQLGLSLGGGSILPPAAQSPEERLSPTPSPASSMPEEEPEEIRRQVSIAKPTITASIVPMQVTLPTVVLEAAKKQKPTKKQKKKKDPNEPQKPVSAYALFFRDTQAAIKGQNPKATFGEVSKIVASMWDSLGEEQKQVYKRKTEAAKKEYLKALAAYRDNQECQTVVETAEPDPVSSPPEQVAPVVESTSPAPVLPTPPSLESPPPPPTIVSTQPTVVVTSSAGPQVAGQTSITKIIIPKQMLPSSLAVSSQGGVVTVIPATMVTSRGIQLGQLQAGTGTTQIVTRSVLAAAAAAATSMHLPRLQPPPLQQMPQQPPTQPVTILQQPPPLQAMQQPPFQQKVRLNLQQPPPPLQIKILPPPALQIQPIALRTEESSPERPSTELQTSPEAVDVVPEMESPTQMHVELVSESPVAMSPRPRCIRVGCDNPPVANNDWDNEYCSNECVVKHCRDVFLAWLASRNSNNNVVFVK from the exons ATGGAG TTCCCTGGAGGAAATGAGAATTACCTGGCAATCACTGGGACAGCCCATCCCTTCTTGTCAGGAGCTGAG ACTTTCCACACACCAAGCTTGGGGGATGAAGAGTTTGAGATCCCTCCCATTGCGCTGGACGCCGACCCTTCCCTGGCTGTCGCTGATGTCGTTGGACATTTTGACGACTTGGGCGACCCTGTGACTGCTCCAGATGCCACCTTCTCAGCCCAGTATGGGGTGCAGGCACTTGACATACCCGTGGGCATTAGCCACAGCCTCATGGAGCAAAGCGGAGGGCTGTTGAGCAGTGGGTTGTCCATG GACTTGGATCATCCCATGGGGACTCAGTATAGCGCCAATCCACCCGTCACCATCGACGTGCCTATGACCGACATCGGCTCCAGCCTCATGGGACATGGGCAGCTGACCACCATTGACCAGTCAGAACTCAGCTCTCAGCTGGGCCTCAGCCTGGGAGGTGGATCCATCCTACCTCCTGCGGCCCAGTCTCCTGAGGAGCGGCTCTCCCCAACTCCCTCACCTGCCAGTTCCATGCCTGAGGAGGAACCAGAAGAGATCAGGCGG CAGGTTTCTATTGCTAAGCCAACCATCACAGCGTCTATAGTGCCCATGCAGGTTACACTTCCCACAGTGGTTCTGGAAGCAGCAAAAAAGCAGAAACcgaccaagaagcagaaaaaaaagaaagaccccaacGAGCCTCAGAAGCCCGTCTCGGCTTATGCCTTATTCTTCCGCGACACTCAGGCAGCCATCAAGGGGCAGAACCCCAAGGCCACCTTTGGCGAAGTCTCCAAGATCGTGGCCTCCATGTGGGACAGCTTGGGGGAGGAACAGAAGCAA GTGTACAAGAGGAAAACAGAGGCAGCaaagaaagaatatttaaaaGCGTTGGCAGCCTATCGTGACAACCAAGAGTGCCAG ACGGTTGTCGAAACAGCAGAGCCGGATCCAGTCTCCTCACCGCCTGAGCAGGTGGCCCCAGTTGTGGAGTCCACTTCTCCGGCTCCGGTGCTGCCTACCCCACCGTCCCTCGAGAGCCCCCCACCTCCTCCGACCATCGTCTCCACCCAGCCCACCGTGGTGGTGACCTCTAGCGCGGGGCCCCAGGTGGCCGGCCAAACCAGCATTACCAAGATCATCATCCCCAAGCAGATGCTGCCCTCCTCGTTGGCGGTGTCATCACAAGGGGGTGTGGTGACAGTTATCCCCGCCACCATGGTGACCTCGCGGGGCATCCAGCTGGGGCAGCTGCAGGCTGGGACGGGAACCACCCAGATTGTCACCCGGTCAGTGCTGGCCGCAGCTGCCGCAGCAGCAACATCCATGCATCTTCCACGCCTCCAGCCCCCACCCCTTCAGCAAATGCCCCAGCAGCCCCCGACCCAACCGGTCACCATCCTGCAGCAGCCTCCACCCCTCCAGGCCATGCAGCAGCCTCCCTTCCAGCAAAAGGTGCGCCTCAACCTCCAGCAGCCTCCGCCCCCCTTACAGATCAAGATCCTGCCCCCGCCTGCCCTGCAGATCCAACCCATTGCCCTGCGGACAGAAGAGAGCAGCCCTGAGAGGCCCAGCACTGAGCTTCAAACGTCTCCAGAGGCTGTGGATGTGGTGCCAGAG ATGGAGTCTCCAACGCAGATGCACGTGGAGTTGGTGTCCGAATCACCAGTGGCCATGTCCCCCCGGCCTCGCTGCATCCGGGTGGGCTGCGACAACCCTCCTGTGGCCAACAACGACTGGGACAATGAGTATTGCAGCAACGAATGCGTGGTTAAACACTGCAG